The genomic interval GGCTAAGCGGGATTTCTTGACTTTAATTCAAATATCTGTTTGTAGTAACCAGCCCTTTGCAGATAATCACCGTTGCCAAAGACATCGTCGCTAAAGGCGCACCATGAGCACCCTGAACGGGTTGTTGCGAAATAGAAATTTCATCTTTATTGCAGCTTTGGTTCTGGGGCTGTTTTTTCCCGGGGCCTCCGGGACCACGAGTCAACTAATCCTGCCGGCGCTCGCCCTGGCAATGATCCTCTCGACCATGGAAATCGGCAATGACCTCTTTGGCCGGCCCCGCACACTCCTTTTGCCCGCCTTTATCGGCATCCTCATGAACTACTTCCTCTTGAGCGGCATTATTATCGTGCTCGGCGCCGTTTTGCTGAAGGATGAAAAACTCTGGGCCGGCACTGTCCTGCTCGCAGCAGTCCCTCCCGCTGTGGCTGTTATACCTTTTTCTGGTTTTCTCAAGGGAAACAGAGATTTATCTTTAATAGGCACAGCCGGCGCCTACCTTGGGGGGCTGGTTGTCATGCCGCTGATTGCCTTTACGCTGCTCAGTCCGGAGGCTTTTGCACCACTCAAACTGCTGGTGGTCGTACTTGAGCTGATAATCCTGCCGCTCATCATCTCGCGCCTTCTGCTCTGGAGGGGCTGGAGCAAAAAAATATCCCCCCGGGCGGGCGGAATAACGAACTGGAGTTTCTTTCTGGTCATGTACACGCTGGTGGGATTGAACAGCGCTGTCTTCCTCAGCCTTCAGCCCGTTTTACTGGCCGTAGCGGTCATCCCCTTTTCAACAAACTTTATCCTCGGCTTTCTGATAGAAAGAATTGGCGGGTTTTTAAAAATCCCCGCGCCCACGCGCACGAGCCTGGTTTTGCTCGGTTCCCTGAAAAATCAGGGCATGGCGGGCGGCCTTGCCCTGACACTGTTTGGAAAGGAGGCCGCCATTCCTGCGGCCGTCTGTACTGCGTCAATGATAGTATATATTATCTGGCTGGATCTGCTGAAAAAGGCTAATTTCAAAAAGGCGAACAGATGAAACAGTGACGAAAATTTCCTGTAGGAGGTGACGATAAAGGACAATGACAAATACCGTGGATGAAAAAGATTACAACAGCGGCCATCGCCAGCGGCTCAAAATGAAATATATAAAGGCGGGGATAGAGGCGCTCCACGATTACGAGGTCGTGGAGCTGCTTCTCACCTATGCGCTTTCCCGCCGTGACATAAAACCGCTCGCCAAGGAGCTTTTGTCGCGGTTCGGCTCCCTGAAAGGGATTATTGATGCGGAGCCAGCGGAATTGAAGAAGATTGACGGCATAAGCGACCATACGGCAATCCTGTTTAAGCTGCTCAAGGAGGTCTCCGCCTTGTATTTGCAGCAGAAAGCCAAAGAAAAGCCGCAGATCTCCTGCACCTCCGAGCTTATCAACTTCTGCCGGACGACCCTGGGCGGCAAAAAGGATGAGGAATTCTGCGTTATCTATCTCGATGTGCAAAACCAGATAATCGAATTTGAAACGCTGCAGAAAGGA from Syntrophobacterales bacterium carries:
- the radC gene encoding DNA repair protein RadC — translated: MTNTVDEKDYNSGHRQRLKMKYIKAGIEALHDYEVVELLLTYALSRRDIKPLAKELLSRFGSLKGIIDAEPAELKKIDGISDHTAILFKLLKEVSALYLQQKAKEKPQISCTSELINFCRTTLGGKKDEEFCVIYLDVQNQIIEFETLQKGTVNQATVYPRQVLENALRKKASAIILVHNHPSGHVRPSEADLRITKTISETARLLDINVHDHIIVGEDRFFSFREEGMMT